In a genomic window of Sporosarcina trichiuri:
- a CDS encoding peptidoglycan D,D-transpeptidase FtsI family protein: MNFLFFSIFVLFSLLIFRLGYLQIVKGEDYKKLLERTEEIAVNTSVPRGRIFDRSGHLLVDNEPRNAITYTKATSTTSAEMLEIARKLSKLIEKPTNRITLGDKKDFWILLHPEEAAAKVTKKEQLAIQNNDKLTKKEGQRKITELTRERITDEDVDSFTDNELEVLAIYREMMSGYAYTPQIVKSEDVTDREFALVSEHLASLPGVNTTTDWERIKLSDSAILGTTTSPLEGIPRSDLDYFLARGYSRNDRVGKSYIERYYEDLLKGQKTVVKNIKDRTGKVVETKTVREGEPGKDLMLTLDTELQAHLEKIVEDNLMKAKRLPGSRFLDRAFLVMMDPNNGEVLSMVGKKVVTDKETGKQSVQDYTFGTFSTSYEVGSTAKLATLLTGYKYGAARIGEVKIDEPIYFKGSRPKSSLFNQSSRIPVDDVEAIGRSSNVYMFKIAMNIANYNYVRGSGLKIDFDAFNKMREGYASFGLGTKTGIDLPGEVTGSSPEPNRAEPGKLLDLAIGQYDTYTPLQMAQYVSTVANGGYRIAPRILKSVYEPSKDGKEFGALLKEMEPVVLNKIDNTPEEIARVKKGMKYTYYGPRGTARDLFKGEAFDAAGKTGTAQSGYYEGEDRSLWGTQTVSVAHVGFAPFDNPEIAYAVIVPHVSTSTTPPHPNNDIVQAAVKEYFELKKKRAESDIFSTETPEIQPPYDAAADKKAPQQ, encoded by the coding sequence ATGAACTTCCTGTTCTTTTCAATTTTCGTATTGTTTTCATTGCTGATTTTCCGATTGGGATACTTGCAGATTGTCAAAGGAGAAGACTATAAAAAGTTATTGGAACGGACAGAGGAAATCGCTGTGAATACGAGTGTGCCGCGGGGGCGGATCTTTGACCGGAGCGGGCATCTGCTTGTGGACAATGAGCCGCGCAACGCGATTACATACACAAAAGCAACTTCCACCACTTCAGCGGAAATGCTGGAGATCGCCCGGAAACTTTCGAAGCTGATCGAAAAACCGACGAATCGCATTACTCTCGGAGATAAGAAGGATTTCTGGATCCTCCTGCACCCTGAGGAAGCGGCCGCGAAAGTGACCAAGAAGGAACAGCTGGCAATCCAGAACAATGATAAATTGACCAAAAAAGAAGGCCAGCGCAAGATCACTGAATTGACGAGGGAACGGATCACCGACGAGGATGTGGATTCGTTCACCGACAATGAGCTTGAAGTTCTTGCAATCTACCGCGAAATGATGTCAGGCTATGCGTATACTCCTCAAATCGTGAAGAGTGAAGACGTGACGGACCGTGAGTTCGCACTGGTATCCGAGCATTTAGCATCACTGCCCGGCGTCAATACAACAACGGACTGGGAGCGCATCAAATTGTCCGACAGTGCGATCCTCGGTACGACAACGAGTCCGCTGGAAGGGATTCCCCGGTCAGACCTCGATTACTTCCTGGCGCGCGGCTACTCCCGCAATGACCGGGTAGGGAAGAGTTATATTGAACGGTATTACGAGGATCTGCTGAAAGGTCAGAAAACTGTCGTCAAGAACATCAAGGACCGTACCGGAAAAGTGGTTGAAACGAAGACCGTCCGGGAAGGTGAACCGGGGAAAGACCTGATGCTGACGCTCGATACGGAGCTTCAGGCGCATCTCGAAAAGATCGTCGAGGATAATCTGATGAAAGCCAAACGGCTGCCCGGTTCCCGATTCCTGGACAGGGCGTTCCTCGTCATGATGGACCCGAACAACGGTGAAGTCCTGTCGATGGTCGGCAAGAAGGTCGTGACGGATAAGGAAACCGGCAAGCAGAGCGTGCAGGACTACACGTTCGGCACGTTTAGCACGTCGTATGAGGTCGGTTCCACAGCGAAGCTTGCAACACTGCTGACAGGATACAAATACGGAGCTGCCCGCATCGGCGAAGTGAAAATCGACGAACCGATCTATTTCAAGGGCAGCCGGCCTAAATCCTCGCTTTTCAACCAGAGCTCCCGGATCCCGGTTGATGATGTCGAAGCAATCGGCCGATCTTCCAACGTTTACATGTTCAAGATTGCGATGAATATCGCCAACTATAATTATGTCCGCGGAAGCGGCCTGAAGATCGACTTCGATGCATTCAATAAGATGAGGGAAGGCTATGCATCTTTCGGACTCGGCACCAAGACAGGCATCGATCTTCCCGGCGAGGTGACAGGATCATCGCCGGAACCGAACCGGGCGGAACCCGGAAAACTGCTCGACTTGGCGATCGGTCAGTATGATACGTATACCCCGCTCCAGATGGCGCAGTACGTATCGACTGTTGCGAATGGCGGATACCGGATTGCGCCGCGTATCCTGAAGTCGGTGTACGAACCGTCGAAAGACGGAAAAGAATTCGGTGCACTGCTGAAGGAGATGGAGCCTGTCGTCCTGAATAAGATTGATAACACACCGGAAGAGATCGCCCGTGTGAAAAAAGGGATGAAGTATACGTACTACGGGCCCCGCGGTACAGCCAGGGATCTCTTCAAAGGGGAAGCGTTCGACGCTGCCGGGAAAACCGGTACCGCGCAATCGGGCTATTACGAAGGCGAGGACCGATCGCTCTGGGGAACGCAGACCGTTTCCGTTGCACACGTCGGATTCGCGCCGTTCGATAATCCCGAAATCGCCTATGCGGTCATTGTGCCTCATGTGTCGACCTCCACAACACCGCCGCATCCGAACAACGATATCGTCCAGGCGGCAGTGAAGGAATACTTCGAGTTGAAGAAAAAACGGGCGGAGAGTGATATCTTCTCCACAGAAACGCCGGAGATCCAGCCGCCGTACGATGCAGCAGCCGATAAAAAGGCACCGCAGCAATAA
- a CDS encoding Na/Pi cotransporter family protein: MDINWQQVAFQFLGGLGIFLFAIKYMGDGLQKVAGDRLRSILDRFTTNPFMGVLVGIIVTVLIQSSSGTTVITVGLVSAGFMKLRQAIGVIMGANIGTTVTAFIIGLDVGAYALPIMAVGAFLIFFIQKLTVKHVGEVIFGFGGLFLGLELMSTGMSPLRTLDAFSSLTVSMSEHPMLGVVAGTVFTLIVQSSSATVGILQGLYAEHLIDLKAALPVLFGDNIGTTITAILASIGASVAARRAAATHVLFNVVGAVIFMLLLIPFTAYVEWITSALAIEDKMQIAFAHGSFNVVNTIIQFPFIGAWAYFVTKLIPGEDVTIEYKPKHLDPHFIHQSPSVAIGQAKEEIIRMGSFAVQGLGETFNYLKTSKKNHAETAYQIEDAINNLDRKITDYLVEISAVNISPVESVRHVILMDSVRDIERIGDHFENIIELIDFREVNKVKLSEDAMEELSEMFELTVGTVQKAVDALDTNDLDIARAVAKQEELIDKMERKCRKSHIIRLNEGACSAQAGIVFVDIVSNLERIGDHAVNIAEAVLGKRA, from the coding sequence ATGGATATTAACTGGCAGCAAGTGGCGTTTCAATTTCTCGGGGGATTGGGGATTTTCCTGTTCGCCATCAAATACATGGGCGACGGTCTCCAGAAAGTGGCGGGGGACAGGCTGCGCTCGATCCTGGACCGGTTCACCACGAACCCTTTCATGGGCGTCCTGGTCGGGATCATCGTGACTGTACTCATCCAGTCGAGTTCAGGGACGACTGTCATCACGGTCGGACTTGTCAGTGCCGGCTTCATGAAACTCCGCCAGGCGATCGGAGTCATCATGGGGGCGAATATAGGTACGACTGTGACGGCATTCATCATCGGCCTGGATGTCGGTGCCTATGCACTGCCGATCATGGCAGTCGGTGCATTCCTCATTTTCTTCATCCAGAAACTGACCGTCAAGCATGTCGGGGAAGTGATCTTCGGGTTCGGCGGTCTGTTCCTCGGACTTGAACTCATGAGCACAGGGATGTCCCCGCTGCGGACGCTTGACGCCTTTTCCTCCCTGACCGTCTCGATGTCTGAGCATCCGATGCTCGGCGTGGTTGCGGGTACTGTGTTCACGTTGATCGTCCAAAGTTCGAGTGCAACGGTGGGGATCCTCCAGGGGCTCTATGCTGAACATCTCATCGATTTGAAGGCGGCGCTCCCTGTCCTGTTCGGCGACAACATCGGGACGACGATCACCGCGATCCTCGCATCGATCGGTGCATCCGTCGCAGCGCGGCGCGCGGCAGCGACCCATGTGCTCTTCAACGTCGTCGGGGCAGTCATCTTCATGCTTCTGCTTATACCGTTCACCGCCTACGTCGAATGGATCACGAGCGCCCTTGCAATCGAGGATAAGATGCAGATCGCATTCGCTCACGGATCTTTCAACGTCGTGAATACAATCATCCAGTTCCCGTTCATCGGTGCCTGGGCGTACTTTGTCACGAAACTGATACCAGGGGAAGATGTTACGATTGAATACAAACCGAAGCACCTCGATCCCCACTTCATCCACCAGTCGCCATCTGTTGCGATCGGACAGGCGAAGGAGGAGATCATCCGCATGGGCTCGTTTGCTGTTCAGGGATTAGGGGAGACATTCAATTACTTGAAAACAAGCAAGAAGAACCATGCAGAAACGGCTTATCAGATTGAAGACGCCATCAACAATCTGGATCGGAAAATCACCGATTATCTCGTGGAGATCTCGGCTGTCAACATCTCTCCCGTTGAATCGGTCCGGCACGTCATACTGATGGATTCCGTCCGGGATATCGAACGGATCGGCGACCACTTCGAAAATATCATCGAGCTGATCGATTTCCGGGAAGTAAACAAAGTGAAGCTTTCCGAAGATGCAATGGAGGAGCTGTCCGAGATGTTTGAACTGACAGTCGGCACGGTCCAGAAGGCGGTGGATGCACTCGACACGAATGATCTGGATATCGCACGGGCAGTTGCGAAACAGGAAGAACTGATCGACAAGATGGAACGCAAATGCCGGAAGAGCCATATCATCCGGCTCAACGAAGGCGCCTGCTCCGCACAGGCCGGCATCGTGTTCGTCGATATTGTCTCCAACCTGGAGCGGATCGGCGACCACGCCGTGAATATCGCAGAAGCTGTGCTCGGTAAGAGGGCGTAA
- the sodA gene encoding superoxide dismutase SodA → MAYKLPELPYAYDALEPHIDKETMEIHHTKHHNTYVTNVNSALEGHDDLASKSVEELISDLNAVPEDIRTAVRNNGGGHANHSLFWKLLSPNGGGAPKGELAEAIDKKFGSFDKFKEEFANAAKTRFGSGWAWLVLDNGELSIVSTPNQDSPLMEGKTPLLGLDVWEHAYYLNYQNRRPDYISAFWNVVNWDEVEKLYAENK, encoded by the coding sequence ATGGCTTACAAATTACCCGAATTGCCTTATGCATATGATGCATTGGAGCCGCACATCGACAAAGAAACGATGGAGATCCACCACACGAAGCATCATAATACGTATGTAACGAATGTGAACAGTGCATTGGAAGGTCACGATGACCTTGCTTCAAAATCAGTTGAAGAGCTGATCTCAGACCTGAATGCGGTTCCTGAGGACATCCGTACAGCAGTCCGCAACAACGGCGGAGGTCATGCAAACCACTCCTTGTTCTGGAAGCTCCTTTCCCCAAATGGCGGAGGCGCTCCGAAGGGCGAGCTGGCAGAAGCAATCGATAAGAAATTCGGCAGCTTCGACAAGTTCAAAGAAGAATTCGCAAACGCAGCAAAAACACGCTTCGGATCAGGCTGGGCGTGGCTCGTATTGGACAACGGTGAACTTTCGATCGTTTCCACTCCGAACCAGGACAGCCCGCTGATGGAAGGCAAAACACCGCTTCTCGGGCTGGACGTCTGGGAGCACGCGTACTACTTGAACTATCAAAACCGCCGTCCTGACTACATCTCTGCATTCTGGAATGTTGTCAACTGGGACGAAGTAGAAAAACTGTACGCAGAAAATAAGTAA
- a CDS encoding DUF456 domain-containing protein, whose translation MEWIAWIAAAVCFAVAFLGLIYPVIPSVVFVIGGFLIYGLLDSFASMGWLFWSIQVLFTILLFGADTVANLFGIKRFGGSAAGGWGSTFGLLAGPFVIPVAGILIGPFLGAVLAELLFTRAGFRQAFRSGIGSLVGFLTSVAVKAAVMAVMIGVFILFIT comes from the coding sequence ATGGAATGGATTGCGTGGATTGCAGCAGCCGTATGTTTCGCTGTCGCATTTCTCGGACTCATCTACCCGGTGATTCCATCAGTGGTATTTGTCATCGGCGGCTTTCTGATCTATGGGCTGCTTGATTCGTTCGCTTCGATGGGATGGCTGTTCTGGAGTATCCAGGTGCTCTTCACGATTCTTCTGTTCGGCGCTGATACGGTTGCCAACTTGTTCGGCATCAAACGGTTCGGCGGATCGGCTGCAGGCGGCTGGGGAAGCACGTTCGGCCTCCTTGCCGGCCCCTTTGTCATACCGGTGGCGGGCATCCTGATCGGCCCGTTCCTCGGTGCTGTGCTCGCTGAGCTGCTGTTCACACGGGCAGGGTTCAGGCAGGCGTTCCGTTCGGGCATCGGGTCACTGGTCGGTTTCCTGACATCGGTTGCAGTCAAAGCTGCTGTAATGGCCGTCATGATAGGTGTATTCATACTATTCATTACTTGA